The genome window CCCCCGAGAATCTGGAGTACATGAATTTGCTTTTCTGTGGGAGCGGGCTTGCTCGCGAAGGCGGTGTGTCAGCCAACTCAACTGTTGAATGTGAGCCCGCATTCGCGAGCAAGCCCGCTCCCACAGAGGTACATGTTTTTAGCCCGATTTTTTTATCTGCCCTTATGGATTGCACATGGACCTGACCCCACGCGAAAAAGACAAGCTGCTGATCTTCACCGCCGGCCTCGTCGCCGAACGACGGTTGGCCCGGGGCCTGAAGCTCAACTACCCGGAGGCCATGGCCTACATTTCCGCCGCGCTGCTGGAAGGCGCCCGTGACGGCCAGACCGTCGCCGAGCTGATGCACTACGGCACCACGCTGTTGAGCCGCGAGCAGGTGATGGAAGGCATCCCGGAAATGATCCCGGAGATCCAGGTCGAAGCGACGTTTCCCGACGGTACCAAACTGGTCACCGTCCACCAACCCATCGCCTGAGGCCACGTCATGACTGCCCAAGTTCGTGACGCCCGTGCCGCAGACCTGCCGGCGATCCGCGAGATCTACAACGACGCCGTCCTCAACACCACGGCGATCTGGAACGAACAAGCCGTGGACCTGGGCAATCGCCAGGCCTGGTTCAGCGCCCGGCAGACCCAGGGCTACCCGGTGCTGGTGGCCGTCGACGCCGAAGACAACGTGCTCGGCTACGCTTCGTTCGGCGACTGGCGGCCGTTCGATGGTTTTCGCCACACCGTGGAGCATTCGGTGTACGTGCGCAGCGATCAACGCGGCAATGGCCTTGGCCCGCTGCTGATGGGCGCGCTGATCGAACGTGCCAGGGCCTGCGATAAACACGTCATGGTCGCGGCCATCGAAAGTGGCAACGCGGCCTCGATTCGCCTGCACGAGCGGGCCGGTTTCGTGATCACCGGGCAGATGCCCGAGGTGGGGACCAAGTTCGGCCGCTGGCTGGACCTGACCTTCATGCAGTTGAACCTCAACCCCGGGGCGCTACCGCCTGCCATCAACAAGGAGTGAAAAGCCAATGAACGCCGCCCAGTTGCGTCGAGTCCACGCCGAGAGCTTTGCGCATTATCGCCAGGGCCTGATCGATCTGTTGCTCGACGCCGTCGGCTACGGGGCCAGCGTGGGGTTCATGGCCGATCTCGATGCCGTCCAGGCCCGCGCCTACTTCGACGAGGTCCAGGCCAGCCTCAACCAGGGCCACCTGCTGCTGTGGGTGGTGGTCAAGGATGAACAGGTACAGGCCAGCGTCCAGCTTGCCCTGTGCCAGAAGCCCAACGGCCTCAACCGTGCCGAAGTGCAGAAGCTGCTGGTCCGCGGTGAGGCTCGCCGCCGCGGGCTGGGCCAGCAATTGATGAGCGCCCTGGAACTTGGCGCCCGCCAGCACAAGCGTGGCCTGTTGTACCTCGACACCGAGGCCGGTTCCGAGGCCGAGGCGTTCTACCGCGCCATGGGCTACACCCGCGTCGGTGAACTGCCCGACTACTGCCAGAGCCCGGACGGGACCTACACCCCGACCGCCATTTACTACAAGATTTTGGGGCAACCGCAATGATTCCAGGGCAATACCAGGTCCAGCCCGGCGACATCGAACTCAACGTCGGTCGCCGCACCCTCACGCTGAACGTCGCCAACAGCGGCGACCGACCGATCCAGGTCGGCTCGCACTATCACTTTTTCGAGACCAACGACGCCTTGACCTTCGACCGCGCCGCCAGCCGTGGCATGCGCCTGAACATCCCGGCCGGCACCGCAGTGCGTTTCGAACCGGGCCAGAGCCGCGAGGTGGAGCTGGTGGACCTGGCCGGGCATCGCCGGGTGTTCGGGTTTGCCGGGCGGGTCATGGGCGACCTGTAAGTCATAGGGTGCCTGCACTGGCCTCATCGCGAACAAGCTCGCTCCCACAGGTTACCTCGATCAAATGTGGGAGCGAGCTTGCTCGCGATGAGTGAGCGCAGCGAACGGTTTCAACATTCAATTGAATTCCAAGGCAAGCACATGAAGATTTCGAGACAAGCCTACGCCGACATGTTCGGCCCCACCGTCGGCGACAAGGTCCGCCTGGCCGACACCGAGTTGTGGATCGAAGTGGAAAAAGACTTCACCACCTATGGCGAAGAAGTGAAATTCGGCGGCGGCAAAGTGATTCGCGACGGCATGGGCCAGAGCCAACTGTTGGCCGCCGAGGTCGTCGACACCTTGATCACCAACGCGCTGATCATCGACCACTGGGGCATCGTCAAGGCCGATGTCGGCCTCAAGGACGGGCGCATCGCCGCCATCGGCAAGGCCGGCAACCCGGACATCCAGCCCGACGTGACCATCGCCATCGGCGCCAGCACCGAAGTGATCGCCGGCGAAGGCATGATCCTTACCGCTGGCGGTATCGACACCCACATCCACTTCATCTGCCCCCAGCAGATCGAAGAAGCGCTGATGAGCGGCGTCACCACCATGATCGGCGGCGGCACGGGCCCGGCCACCGGGACCAACGCCACCACGTGCACCTCCGGGCCGTGGCACCTGGCGCGCATGCTCCAGGCCGCCGATGCCTTCCCGATGAACATCGGCTTCACCGGCAAGGGCAACGCCAGCCTGCCGGAACCGTTGATCGAGCAGGTCAAGGCCGGGGCCATCGGCCTGAAGCTGCACGAAGACTGGGGCACCACGCCGGCGGCCATCGACAACTGCCTGAGCGTGGCCGACCAGTACGATGTGCAGGTGGCGATCCACACCGACACCCTCAACGAGTCGGGCTTCGTGGAAACCACCCTCGCCGCCTTCAAGGGCCGCACCATCCACACCTACCACACCGAAGGTGCCGGTGGCGGCCATGCGCCGGACATCATCAAGGCCTGCGGTTTCCCCAACGTATTGCCCAGTTCCACCAACCCGACCCGGCCGTTCACCCGCAATACCATCGACGAGCACCTGGACATGTTGATGGTCTGCCATCACCTGGACCCGAGCATTGCCGAAGACGTGGCCTTCGCCGAAAGCCGCATCCGCCGCGAGACCATCGCCGCCGAAGACATTCTCCACGACCTCGGTGCGTTCTCGATGATCAGCTCCGACAGCCAGGCCATGGGCCGTGTCGGCGAAGTCATCACGCGCACCTGGCAGACCGCCGACAAGATGAAAAAACAACGCGGCGCCCTGCCCGGCGACGGCGAAGGCAACGACAATTTCCGCATCAAGCGCTACATCGCCAAGTACACCATCAACCCGGCGATCACCCACGGCATCAGTCATGAAGTGGGCTCCATCGAAGTGGGCAAGTGGGCCGACCTGGTGCTGTGGCGCCCGGCGTTCTTCGGCGTCAAGCCAACGCTGATCCTCAAGGGCGGAGCGATTGCCGCCAGCCTGATGGGCGACGCCAACGCCTCGATCCCGACACCACAACCGGTGCACTACCGACCGATGTTCGCCAGCTACGGCGGCTCACGGCATGCCACCAGCCTGACCTTCATCAGCCAGGCCGCCGCCGAGGCCGGGTTACCGGAACAACTGGGGCTGAAGAAAAGAATCGCCGTGGTCAAAGGCTGCCGCGACGTGCAGAAGACCGACCTGATCCACAACGACTACCTGCCGAGCATCGACGTCGATCCGCAGACTTACCAGGTCAAGGCCGACGGCGTGTTGCTGTGGTGCGAACCGGCCGAAGTGCTGCCGATGGCGCAGCGTTATTTCCTGTTTTGAACCGGCGCAGTTCCTGTGGCGAGGGAGCAAGCTCCTTCGCCACAGGTTTTCATTGCCTGAAATGACCGGGCCGGGTCAGCCTACAGGTCGGTACTGCCCGGCAACTGCTCCAGCTCGGTTCGCGTCAACGACTGGACCAGCTCCGCTTCCTTGATCTTGTGTTGCAGGCCCAACGCCTCGGACTGGCTGATGTAGTCGGCTTCCTCCAGGGTCCCGGCGGCCTTCGCTTCATCCAGCTCGATCTGGTTGGCGATAAGGGTGTCGTTCAGCGCCTGGAAGGAGGCCCCATGCGCCTGCTTCAAATAATCGATCCAGAAATCCCGGCCCACCAGCGACTGAAACTGCTGGGGGGAATCGTCCAGCGCCAGCACCTCATTGGCAGCGGCATCGAGCATTCCAGGGGTGACATCTCCCAGCCTGAGAAAAACCCCGCCCGCGGGTTGCCCCGGTAGCCCCAGTCGATCCTTGAGCCCCGCACGGTAAGCCAGACGGACCTCGACTTCTTCTATCAGCGCCAGGTTTTCGCGCGTTTCATCGTTGGTCAGGTCGGTGCGGGCATTGATCGCATCGCGGCGCCGCTGGATATCCTGCAGGGCAATACGCTCTACCTCATCGAGGCGAAACAGCCCCTTGGCCAGATGGACCAGTGTTGCCGCCTCATCCTTTGCAACCGCCAAGGCCCTGGCGTTGTGGATCATCAAGCGGATTTCCAGGTAGCTGAAGGACAAGGCGGCGCGATCTTCACAGGCCGGTCGGCCGGCCAGGTCGAACAGTTCATGACGCAAGTCGGTGGCGTTGCCCATCGCCTCGAGCATCTGCCAGACGCGGGCCTGGAGGTCCGGATAATCTTCCAGCCCCTGATAGGAGGCGGCCAACCGATGCAACAACTCAAAAAACTCTCCCGAGTGCTGCTCATCCGCCAGGCTTTGCCACAAGGCGCTTTTTTCCGCCAGTTGGCCCGCAGGCAGGTCGCGCAGCCATTGCTGCATATTCGCCGGCCCGACCGGCGCTGAAAACCCAAACGCCTCGGGCAAACGCAGGACCGCCCATTCAGGACGCGTCTGCAAGACCGTCGCCCAATAATCACGCATGCGCTGCTGGACCCCCTCGCTCAACGGGTTGCCCTGCAGCAACGTCACGCGATTGAGGCGTGCGGTAGCATGGGCACGATCGGCGGGCGGGTCGAGCAGGTGATCCGGCACCTGGGTCAAGCCGTTGTCGCGCAAGTCGATCAGCTCCAGCGGTTGGTCGCGCAGGCCGGTGGGCCAGGCCGTGATCCCGGTGTTCTTCAGGTGCAATCGTTCCAGGTCAGGTAGCCTGCTGAAGTCCGGCAGGCGCTCCAGCAAGTTATTATCCAGGTCGAGATTTTTCAGCCGGGTAAGGCCTTGCAGGATTTCAATGCTATGAGGTATCAGGCCGATCTGGTTATTTCCCAGGTGAAGCGTCTCCAGACTCCTCATCCCCTCCAGGGCTTCGGGAATATCCCTAAGCCTGTTCCTCGGCATTTCCAAGCGCTTGAGGGAGGAGAACCCGTCGAGGAAGCTGTCGCAGTAGTGCAGCGTCAGGCCCATGTCAGACATCTTGAGCACACCCACATGGCTGAAGTCGGCCGTCAGCTCCGGCAACGCGCCGATGTTCAATCCGCTCAAATCAAGCTCATACCCGAGCCGGCGGCCATCGGCCCCTGCAACGACCCGGGTCTGACGCCTCCAGCAGCGCTCGATTTGTTCGGCCACCGCCTGCCTGATCCCTGCCGGTACTTGCTGATAGCTATTACCCACGTGACGCCATCCGAGGGTAGCGACCCAGCGGTCCAGATCCCGACGCAGCATTTTCAACTCGACTTTACGTCGCTTGAGTTCCCTCACCGCGCCATTGCCCAGTGATCGCAACAGCGCCTCGGTCTGCTCCGCCGTGTAGCTCGGGTACAACTCCTGCACCCGGCTCTCCGGCGACCGGCCCAGGCGCAACCAATCCCGCAGTCCACCCAGGGGGTAGCCGACTTTGCCCGAAGCCAGGCGCATCGGTGATTGGAAGGCGGGCTTGAGCGCGGGCATCTTCAAGCGGCTCGCCAGCACATCCCGGTCCACTGGCGAAGCGCCGATGGCCTCTCTCAACTGATCGCCGTGATGGATCGAGGGCCGAGCCATGGCCCGGCGTTCGGCATCCGGCAGGGCATGCTGCAAGGCATCGAAGACACTGCCCCAATGGCTCAACTCATTGCCGCTGTCGTCAAAGGCCTGGTAGAGATCATCGTCCTTGACCACGACCTTGGTCTGCGGCGCATTTTGCGGCCCGATGCTGTCGATCAAGGCGCCGGACACATCGGCCTCACGCAATTCGATGCGCACCGTGTCGCTCCAGCCAGGCAAGGTTTCCAGGGTCGCCAACACCAATCGAGGCGTGTCCGCCGTGGCCAAGGCGTCCTGATACAGGCCCTCGTAGGCTCGGTTCAAACGCACCACGCGCTGATAATGGCGCAGCTCTTCGGCGATGCGCAGCGGGATGGGTTTGGTCTGGCTGGCCTCGTCGAAATCCCAGGCGGCCATTTGCTGCAACTCTTCGCTACCGGCCAGGGTGATGATCTGCTCGATCGCCTTTGCCGGAACCGAGGGGAACCGGGACTTGATCAGCGTGACATGGGGGTCACCTCTCGTCTCGCCCATGGCGTAGTAGTCGTTGAGCAACTGCACCTTTTCATTTACTGCCGCTTCGGCGAGTGCCTGGCGCAGGTGCCGGAAGCGAGCATCCATGTTGGTTTTCGCAATCGGCGGGCTCGCCGTGGCCAACAGGTCGGCGCCTGCCGCATCCACCGCTTCGATCAGGTTTTTCAACAGCGAAGGCGTGCGGACCTTGGCCTCGGTAAGACTGGCCTCGCGAACCGGGGTCTCGCCTTCCGAGGGGCGGACGTACTCCCAGCGTGTCCAGCCGGCGCCGTCGACGATCTTCAGCTTCAGCCCTCTTGGCCACGGGCCGTATTGGGTCAGCAGGTGCAACATCGGCTCGGCCAGGTCATGGCGCAGCGGCTCCTCGCTTTGCAGTTGCCCGATGAACGTGTCGAGTTGTCGGCAGAGGTCGAAGCGATCGAGGGTGTCGGCCAGCAACGCCGGCACCGGCTCGCCCTCGACATGCACCCGTCGCAGCACGTCGTGCGAGGTCGCGCTGGCGAGGCGGATCTGCTCCAGTTCAGCATCGCTGAAGCCCTTGACGCCATGGCCCAGGCGTCTCATCAGTGTCGGGCCTTCCCAGGTACGCGGTTGTTCCAGTTCGTGGTGCCAGGCACCGTTGCCGTTGTCCGTCAGCTCGGGCTGGTAGGCCTGCGGACGAGAAGGATGACGAATGCGATAGCGAAGGGTCTGCGGGTCCCGTTGCACTTCATAATGTTGGTCACCCAGCGGCAGAACCTGCCGGTCGCCGACCCGATACAGGCCCTGGGTATCCGGACTCGACGCCGGGGGTGGCGCCAGCTCACTCTGGTAAACCCTCAGGTCGGGGCGCCACAGACGCGATTCGCCGTTGGCCAATTGAACCGGCTCCAACTGATCCACCGCGCCCGACCATCGAATGTGCGGCAGCACCGCCGCACCGGTGGCGACGAAGGCGGTGTTGAGGGCCACACTGGAAAAATGCGCCCACATTTCCCGGGTCTCCCCCCGTTCGAACGCTTCGATGCCTTCAAAGGCCTCGTTGAACATCTGCACGGCCCCGACCGTCAACATCAGCGGCCCCAATCCTGGCACGACGAACGCCGCCAGGTTGAACACGTCGACCACCGCGTCCAGGTAACTGTCCAGGCGCGCCAGGCGGGCTTTCTGGTCTTCATCACCGGTAGGCACCGCCACCGCGCGTGCGTCAGCCTGGATCTTCTCGATCTGCCGCAGGCGTAGCGAGCCCCACAGGTCGCCGGGAATCGGCGTCGCGCCCATGGGCAGGTTGCGCAACGACGATTTGAGTGGGTAATCGGCCTGGTCATCGGCCGTCGGGGAGGTTTGATAGAAGTGCTTGAACTGCCGGAAAAACACCCCTTGCTGACGCAGCGGCACGAAACGGCTGAAGAAGCGGCGGTAGGCGCTACCGTGCAGGCGTCGCCGCAGTTCGACCATGAAGTCGGCGCTGGAGGCATAGGCTTTCAGGGGATGCTCGGGATCACCCGGAAGGTAGGCCACGACCGGCACCACCCGGCGACTGTTTTCAAGGTCGGGGCCGATCAACAGCGGGCCGACCAGTTCGATGTCGAACACTTTCAGGGAGGTGAAGGTCACGGCCTGGCCATCGAGGGTGACGTCGCTGGCGCCGTCGATCACCTGCTGCAACATCGCGTAGACCGCCGGGCTGACGTCGGCCTTGGCCCGGGCGATCTCGATGTTCAGCGCCAGGCCCTGCCGGTGATGCTCCTCCAGTGAATGATCCAGCGGGTTGTATGTCTTGCTGTCGTCGAGCCGCAGGACAGCGTTGATGTGTTCCTGATACTGGCGCCCCAGGTCCAGGGTGCGACATAACTGGGCGAAAGCTTCTGGGGCAATCGGCAACGCCCCTGCGCGAACGGCGTCGATGGAAGGCACCACTGCGCCGCCCTGGAACGGACGCACCGTAGTCACGAGGTTGCAATCGGCACAGGCGGGCTTGCGCGCTTCCTCTGGCGCGAAATTGGCCAGCGCCGCCTCCAGCAATGACGTGCCACGATATTCGTAGCGATCGAAGTAGCCGCCCTCGTTGTCCAGGACCAGCGCCCCAAAAAGATCATCGCGGGTCTTGCGCCCGTACTTGCGGACGAAATACACCTCGTTGACGTTCAGCGTGAGGTTGAACTCATCCAGGAGCGCCTGCTCGAGCAAGGGTTCGGCAAAGGCGCGGATGTCCTGGATATTGCCCAGCCGGTTGTCGACCTGGTTCAGGCGCTCGCGGTAGCGGGAATGACTGTCCTTGAGGCTGTTCCAGAGGTCGGTAGAGGCTTTCGCATACCAGTCCGGAAGCGTCAGTTCATGGTCGCTCAGTTCCTGCTGGCGTTGCACGATAGCCCCGCTGTACCAGCCGGGAATACGGGCTTTGAGCAGGTCGAAATGCTCGCCCTGGGGAGTGGCGAGACGAGGGGTGAAGCCTGGCATATCGGGTCATCCTTGACGATGGAAAACCCGAGCCTAACCAGTGTGCCACCGAAGCGTGCGGTAACTATTTATCGCTTTTTCGACGAGACATGACGGATACGAACCGCCACGTCAGTCCACCCAACGGCCCAATTGCTGGCGCAGCCGACGATTCTCGGCACGCAGCTCCTGGACTTCCTCCAGCAGGTCCAGCGCCAGGGCGACGCCTTCCCACTCCAGGTCCAGGTCGTGCCGCAGCTTCGCGGCACGCTTGGCCAGGGCCAGCTCGTAATCGGTAAAACGCCAATCCGTCGGGGCCGCGCCGTGGGGTTCGAGGATGCCGTGGGCGACGATCTCGATCACATGGACATCCGCCAACGCGGCAGCCTCGCAGAATTCCGTCAGGGTCAGTTCAATGATCGGGTTGTTCATGGTCTGCTTCTCCCAATGCTTTAACTGTGTAGGGGTGCATGAACGTAGGAGCTGACGAGTGAAACGAGGCTGCGATCTTTCCACCCCACATTGAGTCTAGAGCGAAAGATCAAGAGATCGCAGCCTCGTTTCACTCGTCAGCTCCTACGCTCCTACCAACAGAGACCGGCCGCTGTCAGAAATTCTCCCGCGGATCGAACGCCGCTTTCTTCGCCAGTTCCGCCCACAACGCCTTGACCGCTTCGTCGCTGGCCTTGGGCATCACCGCCTTGAGCTGCACGAACAGGTAGCCGCGCTCGCCGGCCTTGTTGCGCAGGCCGTGGCCCTTGGCGCGCATGCGCTGGCCGTTCTGGCTGCCGGCCGGGACCTTGAGGTTGATCTTGCCGGTGAGGGTCGGCACCGCCACTTCGGTGCCCAGCGCCAACTCCCACGGCGCCAGTGGCAAGGTGATGATCAGGTCCTGGCCTTCGACGTCGAACTTGGGGTGTGGAGCGAAACGAATGGTCAGGTACAAGTCGCCATTGGCGCCGCCACCGACACCCGGCGCGCCCTGGCCCTTGAGGCGGATGCGTTCGCCATCGGTCACGCCCAGCGGGATCTTCACGTTCAGGCTCTTGCTGGTGTTGCTCACGTGTTGGCCGGCCGCGTTGTATTGCGGCACCTGGAACGTGACCTTCTTCGACTCGCTCGACAGGGTTTCTTCCAGGAAAATCGGTAATTCCATTTCCACGTCTTGCCCCCGACGGCCGGCGCTGCGACCTGACTGTCCGCCACCGAAACCCGACCCACGGTTACCGAAGATCGAACTGAAGAAATCCGAGAAGTCGCCGGCGTCCTGGCCACCGCCAAAACCGCCACGGCTCTGCCAACCCGGCGGGCCCTGGAACGGCTGGCCGTGCTGGCCGTAGCGGCGCAGGTCGTCGTACTCGGCGCGCTTGT of Pseudomonas fluorescens contains these proteins:
- the ureA gene encoding urease subunit gamma translates to MDLTPREKDKLLIFTAGLVAERRLARGLKLNYPEAMAYISAALLEGARDGQTVAELMHYGTTLLSREQVMEGIPEMIPEIQVEATFPDGTKLVTVHQPIA
- a CDS encoding GNAT family N-acetyltransferase, coding for MTAQVRDARAADLPAIREIYNDAVLNTTAIWNEQAVDLGNRQAWFSARQTQGYPVLVAVDAEDNVLGYASFGDWRPFDGFRHTVEHSVYVRSDQRGNGLGPLLMGALIERARACDKHVMVAAIESGNAASIRLHERAGFVITGQMPEVGTKFGRWLDLTFMQLNLNPGALPPAINKE
- a CDS encoding GNAT family N-acetyltransferase — its product is MNAAQLRRVHAESFAHYRQGLIDLLLDAVGYGASVGFMADLDAVQARAYFDEVQASLNQGHLLLWVVVKDEQVQASVQLALCQKPNGLNRAEVQKLLVRGEARRRGLGQQLMSALELGARQHKRGLLYLDTEAGSEAEAFYRAMGYTRVGELPDYCQSPDGTYTPTAIYYKILGQPQ
- a CDS encoding urease subunit beta, producing the protein MIPGQYQVQPGDIELNVGRRTLTLNVANSGDRPIQVGSHYHFFETNDALTFDRAASRGMRLNIPAGTAVRFEPGQSREVELVDLAGHRRVFGFAGRVMGDL
- the ureC gene encoding urease subunit alpha; amino-acid sequence: MKISRQAYADMFGPTVGDKVRLADTELWIEVEKDFTTYGEEVKFGGGKVIRDGMGQSQLLAAEVVDTLITNALIIDHWGIVKADVGLKDGRIAAIGKAGNPDIQPDVTIAIGASTEVIAGEGMILTAGGIDTHIHFICPQQIEEALMSGVTTMIGGGTGPATGTNATTCTSGPWHLARMLQAADAFPMNIGFTGKGNASLPEPLIEQVKAGAIGLKLHEDWGTTPAAIDNCLSVADQYDVQVAIHTDTLNESGFVETTLAAFKGRTIHTYHTEGAGGGHAPDIIKACGFPNVLPSSTNPTRPFTRNTIDEHLDMLMVCHHLDPSIAEDVAFAESRIRRETIAAEDILHDLGAFSMISSDSQAMGRVGEVITRTWQTADKMKKQRGALPGDGEGNDNFRIKRYIAKYTINPAITHGISHEVGSIEVGKWADLVLWRPAFFGVKPTLILKGGAIAASLMGDANASIPTPQPVHYRPMFASYGGSRHATSLTFISQAAAEAGLPEQLGLKKRIAVVKGCRDVQKTDLIHNDYLPSIDVDPQTYQVKADGVLLWCEPAEVLPMAQRYFLF
- a CDS encoding NEL-type E3 ubiquitin ligase domain-containing protein; translation: MPGFTPRLATPQGEHFDLLKARIPGWYSGAIVQRQQELSDHELTLPDWYAKASTDLWNSLKDSHSRYRERLNQVDNRLGNIQDIRAFAEPLLEQALLDEFNLTLNVNEVYFVRKYGRKTRDDLFGALVLDNEGGYFDRYEYRGTSLLEAALANFAPEEARKPACADCNLVTTVRPFQGGAVVPSIDAVRAGALPIAPEAFAQLCRTLDLGRQYQEHINAVLRLDDSKTYNPLDHSLEEHHRQGLALNIEIARAKADVSPAVYAMLQQVIDGASDVTLDGQAVTFTSLKVFDIELVGPLLIGPDLENSRRVVPVVAYLPGDPEHPLKAYASSADFMVELRRRLHGSAYRRFFSRFVPLRQQGVFFRQFKHFYQTSPTADDQADYPLKSSLRNLPMGATPIPGDLWGSLRLRQIEKIQADARAVAVPTGDEDQKARLARLDSYLDAVVDVFNLAAFVVPGLGPLMLTVGAVQMFNEAFEGIEAFERGETREMWAHFSSVALNTAFVATGAAVLPHIRWSGAVDQLEPVQLANGESRLWRPDLRVYQSELAPPPASSPDTQGLYRVGDRQVLPLGDQHYEVQRDPQTLRYRIRHPSRPQAYQPELTDNGNGAWHHELEQPRTWEGPTLMRRLGHGVKGFSDAELEQIRLASATSHDVLRRVHVEGEPVPALLADTLDRFDLCRQLDTFIGQLQSEEPLRHDLAEPMLHLLTQYGPWPRGLKLKIVDGAGWTRWEYVRPSEGETPVREASLTEAKVRTPSLLKNLIEAVDAAGADLLATASPPIAKTNMDARFRHLRQALAEAAVNEKVQLLNDYYAMGETRGDPHVTLIKSRFPSVPAKAIEQIITLAGSEELQQMAAWDFDEASQTKPIPLRIAEELRHYQRVVRLNRAYEGLYQDALATADTPRLVLATLETLPGWSDTVRIELREADVSGALIDSIGPQNAPQTKVVVKDDDLYQAFDDSGNELSHWGSVFDALQHALPDAERRAMARPSIHHGDQLREAIGASPVDRDVLASRLKMPALKPAFQSPMRLASGKVGYPLGGLRDWLRLGRSPESRVQELYPSYTAEQTEALLRSLGNGAVRELKRRKVELKMLRRDLDRWVATLGWRHVGNSYQQVPAGIRQAVAEQIERCWRRQTRVVAGADGRRLGYELDLSGLNIGALPELTADFSHVGVLKMSDMGLTLHYCDSFLDGFSSLKRLEMPRNRLRDIPEALEGMRSLETLHLGNNQIGLIPHSIEILQGLTRLKNLDLDNNLLERLPDFSRLPDLERLHLKNTGITAWPTGLRDQPLELIDLRDNGLTQVPDHLLDPPADRAHATARLNRVTLLQGNPLSEGVQQRMRDYWATVLQTRPEWAVLRLPEAFGFSAPVGPANMQQWLRDLPAGQLAEKSALWQSLADEQHSGEFFELLHRLAASYQGLEDYPDLQARVWQMLEAMGNATDLRHELFDLAGRPACEDRAALSFSYLEIRLMIHNARALAVAKDEAATLVHLAKGLFRLDEVERIALQDIQRRRDAINARTDLTNDETRENLALIEEVEVRLAYRAGLKDRLGLPGQPAGGVFLRLGDVTPGMLDAAANEVLALDDSPQQFQSLVGRDFWIDYLKQAHGASFQALNDTLIANQIELDEAKAAGTLEEADYISQSEALGLQHKIKEAELVQSLTRTELEQLPGSTDL
- a CDS encoding chaperone modulator CbpM — translated: MNNPIIELTLTEFCEAAALADVHVIEIVAHGILEPHGAAPTDWRFTDYELALAKRAAKLRHDLDLEWEGVALALDLLEEVQELRAENRRLRQQLGRWVD
- a CDS encoding DnaJ C-terminal domain-containing protein, whose protein sequence is MDFKDYYKILGVEPTADDSTIKAAYRKLARKYHPDVSKEKDAETKFKDVSEAYEALKSADKRAEYDDLRRYGQHGQPFQGPPGWQSRGGFGGGQDAGDFSDFFSSIFGNRGSGFGGGQSGRSAGRRGQDVEMELPIFLEETLSSESKKVTFQVPQYNAAGQHVSNTSKSLNVKIPLGVTDGERIRLKGQGAPGVGGGANGDLYLTIRFAPHPKFDVEGQDLIITLPLAPWELALGTEVAVPTLTGKINLKVPAGSQNGQRMRAKGHGLRNKAGERGYLFVQLKAVMPKASDEAVKALWAELAKKAAFDPRENF